One genomic region from Sphingomicrobium aestuariivivum encodes:
- a CDS encoding DUF2721 domain-containing protein has product MIDFSIAAGVADLIERTASTPRVQSILQLSLAPVFLLAGIGAFLNVMNIRLTWLVERVNGIEAALEDRPDDRRAEQLPVLLRRQRYAHHAVNLSTAAALMICLVVGLLFVSAFVRTALGTFVALSWIGAMALIFAALTFFLRETSLATRNLHDTRELARRISEREG; this is encoded by the coding sequence ATGATCGACTTTTCCATCGCCGCAGGGGTCGCCGACCTCATCGAGCGCACTGCCTCGACACCGCGCGTCCAGTCGATCCTCCAACTGAGCCTCGCCCCCGTCTTCCTTCTCGCGGGCATCGGCGCCTTCCTCAACGTGATGAACATCCGCCTGACCTGGCTGGTTGAGCGGGTGAACGGCATCGAAGCTGCCCTCGAGGACCGCCCCGACGACCGCCGCGCCGAACAATTGCCCGTGCTGCTGCGTCGCCAGCGCTACGCCCATCATGCGGTCAACCTGTCGACCGCGGCGGCGCTGATGATCTGCCTCGTCGTCGGGCTCCTGTTCGTCTCGGCCTTCGTGCGCACCGCGCTCGGGACCTTCGTCGCACTGTCGTGGATCGGCGCGATGGCGCTGATCTTCGCAGCCCTCACCTTCTTCCTGCGCGAGACGTCGCTCGCGACCAGGAACCTCCACGATACGCGCGAATTGGCGCGCCGGATCAGCGAGCGCGAAGGCTAA
- a CDS encoding FtsK/SpoIIIE family DNA translocase: MATKAAKVTRGKGGAGEAIHGFFASMVRRTGGLAMVLGGLALALALLTHEATDASLSTAAGGVPENWLGNFGAYASDLFLQAFGMASFVFVPLLLVGGWRHLRLAETGHAARPVLLGIGSAIGVGTALALLTDSSVSELPAGWGGLAGMGGAGLVEAAVGLIDDTGIAGPVRLSLLIIAALGGVALFLMALALREEERETLGQLVPSREALKAPTLRREKSSKPLKEKKKAEKRARPPRAEVEVAEPAAPVIAAASPKPKRQASGQQASLALGDGYELPALDLLTPPGEAINAKIDKAALERNARLLESVLEDFHVRGDIVEVKPGPVVTMYELEPASGIKASRVIQLADDIARNMSALSARVATIPGRSVIGIELPNNERDMVNMRELLGSADFAGDNRSLPIILGKNIGGEPVIADLAPMPHLLVAGTTGSGKSVGLNAMIMSLLYRLSPDECRMIMIDPKMLELSIYDDIPHLLAPVVTEPQKAIRALKWTVEQMEERYRMMASLSVRQLSGFNKKVVEARAKGKPLERKVQTGYDADTGQPTYEVEELDYAPLPQIVVVVDELADLMMTAGKEVEFLIQRLAQKARAAGIHLIMATQRPSVDVITGVIKANLPTRISFAVTSKIDSRTILGEQGAEQLLGKGDMLYMPGGKKIERVHGPFVSDEEVRAVADFWRAQGTPDYIQAVTEEPEDGGFSLDGEPGGEDDAETQQFRQAIQIVATSQKASTSYLQRQLRVGYNTAARLIERMEDEGLVGPPDHVGRRDVLIDRDGQPI, from the coding sequence ATGGCGACCAAGGCAGCCAAGGTGACGCGCGGCAAGGGCGGCGCGGGCGAGGCGATTCACGGGTTTTTCGCGAGCATGGTGCGCCGCACGGGCGGCCTCGCGATGGTCCTCGGCGGGCTGGCGCTGGCGCTGGCGCTCCTGACCCACGAGGCAACCGATGCCTCGCTGTCGACGGCGGCGGGCGGCGTGCCCGAGAACTGGCTCGGCAATTTCGGCGCCTATGCCAGCGACCTCTTCCTCCAGGCCTTCGGCATGGCCTCCTTCGTTTTCGTGCCGCTGCTGCTGGTCGGCGGATGGCGCCACCTGCGGCTTGCCGAAACCGGTCATGCCGCGCGCCCCGTGCTGCTCGGCATCGGTAGCGCGATCGGCGTCGGCACCGCGCTGGCGCTCCTCACCGACAGCAGCGTCAGCGAGCTTCCCGCTGGCTGGGGCGGGCTGGCCGGCATGGGCGGCGCGGGGCTGGTCGAGGCGGCAGTCGGTCTGATCGATGATACGGGGATCGCCGGACCGGTGCGGCTCTCGCTCCTCATCATCGCCGCGCTCGGCGGGGTAGCGCTCTTCCTGATGGCGCTCGCGCTTCGTGAGGAGGAACGCGAAACGCTGGGCCAGCTGGTGCCGAGCCGCGAGGCGCTCAAGGCCCCGACCCTGCGTCGCGAGAAATCGTCTAAGCCTCTGAAAGAAAAGAAAAAAGCGGAAAAGCGCGCCCGTCCGCCCCGCGCGGAGGTCGAGGTCGCCGAGCCCGCCGCGCCCGTCATCGCGGCCGCCAGCCCCAAGCCCAAGCGGCAGGCCAGCGGCCAGCAGGCGAGCCTCGCGCTGGGCGACGGCTACGAGCTTCCCGCGCTCGACCTCCTCACCCCGCCGGGCGAGGCGATCAACGCCAAGATCGACAAGGCCGCGCTCGAGCGCAACGCGCGTCTCCTCGAAAGCGTGCTCGAGGATTTCCACGTGCGCGGCGACATCGTCGAGGTGAAGCCCGGCCCCGTCGTCACCATGTACGAGCTCGAACCCGCGAGCGGCATCAAGGCGAGCCGCGTCATCCAGCTGGCCGACGACATCGCCCGCAATATGTCGGCGCTGTCGGCGCGCGTCGCCACCATCCCGGGACGCAGCGTCATCGGTATCGAACTGCCCAACAACGAACGCGACATGGTCAACATGCGCGAACTGCTGGGCTCGGCTGATTTTGCGGGCGACAATCGCTCGCTCCCCATCATCCTCGGCAAGAATATCGGCGGCGAGCCAGTGATTGCGGATCTCGCGCCCATGCCCCACTTGCTCGTCGCCGGCACCACCGGCTCGGGCAAATCGGTGGGTCTCAACGCAATGATCATGAGCCTGCTCTATCGCCTCAGCCCCGACGAGTGCCGGATGATCATGATCGATCCCAAGATGCTCGAACTGAGCATCTACGACGACATCCCGCACCTCCTCGCCCCCGTCGTGACGGAACCGCAAAAGGCGATCCGCGCGCTCAAATGGACGGTCGAGCAGATGGAAGAGCGCTATCGCATGATGGCGAGCCTGTCGGTGCGCCAGCTGTCGGGCTTTAACAAGAAGGTCGTCGAGGCCCGCGCCAAGGGCAAGCCATTGGAGCGCAAGGTGCAGACCGGCTATGACGCCGACACGGGCCAGCCGACCTATGAGGTGGAAGAGCTCGATTACGCTCCGCTGCCGCAGATCGTGGTGGTGGTCGACGAGCTCGCTGACCTCATGATGACCGCGGGCAAGGAAGTCGAATTCCTCATCCAGCGCCTCGCGCAGAAAGCGCGCGCGGCGGGCATCCACCTCATCATGGCCACCCAGCGCCCCTCGGTTGATGTCATCACCGGCGTCATCAAGGCCAACCTGCCGACCCGAATCAGCTTTGCCGTGACCTCGAAGATCGACAGCCGCACCATCCTCGGCGAACAGGGCGCCGAACAGCTCCTGGGCAAGGGCGACATGCTCTACATGCCCGGCGGCAAGAAGATCGAGCGCGTCCACGGCCCCTTTGTCTCGGACGAGGAAGTCCGCGCGGTCGCCGATTTCTGGCGCGCGCAGGGCACGCCCGATTATATCCAGGCGGTCACCGAGGAGCCCGAGGACGGCGGCTTCAGCCTCGATGGCGAGCCGGGCGGGGAGGACGATGCCGAAACGCAGCAGTTCCGCCAGGCGATCCAGATCGTCGCCACCAGCCAGAAGGCCTCGACCTCCTATCTCCAGCGCCAGCTGCGCGTGGGCTACAACACCGCCGCGCGCCTGATCGAACGGATGGAGGACGAGGGGCTTGTCGGCCCGCCCGACCATGTCGGCCGCCGCGACGTGCTCATCGACCGCGACGGCCAGCCGATCTAG
- the xth gene encoding exodeoxyribonuclease III has product MRKSPVTRLKIASWNINSVRARPDLVSRFLEQSNPDILCLQETKADNNAFPKNFFTDRGYDHIALNGQRMHHGVATISKVPLEEDLRHDWQDNGEARHIGVRVAGQFRLENVYIPAGGDIPDRNENPKFGQKLDFLERMTSWAQKLAEPTLLVGDFNVAPLECDVWSHKALLKVVSHTPVEVEALSRLQEAHDWVDLGRKFIPAPQRCYTWWSYRSKDYTKNDRGRRLDHMWASPVLAEKVVAHEVHEPVRGWEKPSDHVPLVCEVAL; this is encoded by the coding sequence ATGCGAAAGTCCCCCGTGACCCGTCTCAAGATTGCCAGCTGGAACATCAACTCGGTCCGCGCGCGTCCCGACCTCGTCAGCCGTTTCCTCGAACAGTCCAATCCCGACATCCTCTGCCTGCAGGAAACGAAGGCCGACAACAACGCCTTCCCCAAGAACTTCTTCACCGATCGCGGCTACGACCATATCGCGCTCAATGGCCAGCGGATGCACCACGGGGTGGCGACCATCTCGAAGGTCCCGCTCGAAGAGGACCTGCGCCATGACTGGCAGGACAATGGCGAGGCGCGTCACATCGGCGTGCGGGTCGCCGGGCAGTTCCGGCTCGAAAATGTCTACATCCCCGCGGGAGGCGACATTCCCGACCGCAACGAGAACCCGAAATTCGGCCAGAAACTCGATTTCCTTGAGCGCATGACGTCGTGGGCTCAAAAGTTGGCTGAGCCGACTTTGCTCGTTGGTGACTTCAATGTGGCACCGCTGGAGTGTGACGTCTGGAGCCACAAGGCGCTCCTCAAGGTCGTCAGCCACACGCCGGTCGAGGTCGAAGCGCTGTCGCGGTTGCAAGAGGCGCATGACTGGGTCGACCTCGGGCGCAAGTTCATTCCCGCGCCGCAGCGCTGCTACACCTGGTGGAGCTATCGCTCGAAGGACTACACCAAGAACGATCGCGGACGCCGCCTCGACCATATGTGGGCGAGCCCCGTGCTGGCCGAGAAGGTCGTCGCCCATGAAGTGCACGAGCCCGTGCGCGGTTGGGAAAAGCCCTCGGACCATGTCCCGCTCGTCTGCGAGGTCGCGCTTTGA
- a CDS encoding tetratricopeptide repeat protein, translating into MATLGMSDDDKAALKRFEEEVINPSMSKLVILQFTASWCGPCKQLTPILEQVAADYADKGVMLVKVDVDEQKFIAAQFRIQSVPTVYALFQGQPLGDLTQYRTPGQLGQVLDQMIRQLPLDGEAQQTQQQVEPLLAMGEEVLAGGDGERAMILFSQLMEMAPDNPKVVAGMARAQILGGQVEAAQALLDGLDDKVAGDPAIAQARAQLKMAGMGEEAVDTSPYIARLEADADDHEARYKLAEAAMAAGQRDAAADNLLEIIGREKEWEGGKARTTFLELIEAAGLEDDWSKTQRRRLSAVLFT; encoded by the coding sequence ATGGCCACGCTGGGAATGAGCGACGACGACAAGGCTGCGCTCAAGCGATTCGAGGAGGAGGTCATCAACCCCTCCATGTCCAAGCTGGTCATTCTCCAGTTCACCGCCAGCTGGTGCGGGCCGTGCAAGCAGCTGACGCCGATTCTCGAACAGGTCGCGGCCGATTATGCCGACAAGGGCGTCATGCTCGTGAAGGTCGATGTCGACGAGCAGAAGTTCATCGCCGCCCAGTTCCGGATCCAGTCGGTGCCGACCGTCTATGCGCTGTTCCAGGGCCAGCCGCTCGGTGACCTCACGCAGTATCGCACGCCCGGCCAGCTCGGGCAGGTGCTCGACCAGATGATTCGCCAGCTCCCCCTCGACGGCGAGGCGCAGCAGACCCAGCAGCAGGTCGAACCGCTGCTCGCGATGGGCGAGGAAGTGCTGGCGGGCGGCGATGGCGAGCGCGCCATGATCCTCTTCTCGCAGCTGATGGAAATGGCCCCCGACAACCCCAAGGTCGTCGCCGGCATGGCGCGCGCGCAGATCCTCGGCGGGCAGGTCGAGGCGGCGCAGGCGCTGCTCGACGGGCTCGACGACAAGGTCGCCGGCGACCCCGCGATCGCGCAGGCCCGCGCCCAGCTCAAGATGGCCGGCATGGGCGAGGAAGCGGTCGACACCAGCCCCTATATCGCCCGTCTCGAGGCCGACGCCGACGACCATGAAGCCCGCTACAAGCTTGCCGAAGCCGCGATGGCGGCGGGCCAGCGCGATGCGGCTGCCGACAATCTCCTCGAAATCATCGGCCGCGAAAAGGAATGGGAAGGCGGCAAGGCGCGCACCACCTTCCTCGAATTGATCGAGGCGGCAGGGCTCGAGGACGACTGGTCGAAGACGCAGCGGCGGCGCCTGTCGGCGGTGCTCTTCACATGA
- the ribA gene encoding GTP cyclohydrolase II gives MAILSLERAVARLRLGQPIAIEGREGRITFLPLESASEAMRGEVEAGKGALLLSGERAAVLGLGNQKDAANEDRATRIAPADWFDHETAMALVDAGRDFDRAPTGPVTTQAAGPLDGAALALLRFAGLLPAARILGNDLAVDAVPVSAFAEARRSVTLVSRAQIPLHDLPSSQMAVFRDHQTGAEHAAMILGAFGGEPPLVRLHSECLTGDVFGSLKCDCGPQLDEAMRLIGAGGGGILLYLRQEGRGIGLANKLRAYALQDRGLDTVDANRRLGFADDARDYGLAAAMLEALGVREVRLLTNNPNKMAGLEAEGVRVVERVAHHLPTNPHNADYIATKKARSGHLD, from the coding sequence ATGGCAATCCTCTCTCTCGAGCGCGCGGTTGCCCGGCTGAGGCTGGGCCAGCCGATTGCGATCGAGGGACGCGAGGGGCGGATCACCTTCCTCCCGCTTGAAAGTGCGAGCGAAGCGATGCGCGGCGAAGTCGAAGCCGGCAAGGGCGCGCTGCTGCTGAGCGGCGAACGTGCGGCGGTGTTGGGGCTTGGCAACCAGAAGGACGCCGCGAACGAGGATCGCGCGACGCGGATCGCGCCCGCCGATTGGTTCGACCATGAAACGGCGATGGCGCTCGTTGACGCGGGCCGCGACTTCGACCGCGCGCCGACCGGACCGGTGACCACGCAAGCCGCGGGGCCACTCGACGGCGCGGCCTTGGCGCTCCTGCGCTTTGCGGGACTCTTGCCGGCCGCGCGTATCCTCGGCAACGACTTGGCGGTCGACGCCGTGCCTGTCTCCGCCTTTGCCGAAGCGCGGCGCAGCGTCACGCTCGTCTCGCGAGCGCAGATCCCGCTGCACGACCTGCCGTCCTCGCAAATGGCGGTTTTTCGGGACCACCAGACCGGCGCCGAGCATGCGGCGATGATCCTCGGCGCCTTCGGTGGCGAGCCGCCGCTGGTGCGGCTCCATTCGGAATGCCTGACGGGCGATGTCTTCGGCAGCCTCAAATGCGATTGTGGGCCGCAGCTCGACGAGGCGATGCGGCTGATCGGCGCGGGCGGGGGCGGGATCCTCCTTTACCTTCGCCAGGAAGGGCGCGGCATCGGGCTCGCCAACAAGCTGCGCGCCTATGCGCTACAGGACCGCGGGCTCGACACCGTCGATGCCAACCGTCGCCTCGGCTTTGCCGACGATGCGCGTGATTATGGCCTTGCCGCCGCGATGCTCGAGGCATTGGGCGTGCGCGAGGTGCGGCTGCTCACCAACAATCCCAACAAGATGGCAGGGCTGGAGGCCGAAGGCGTGCGCGTCGTCGAGCGCGTCGCGCACCATCTGCCGACCAATCCGCACAATGCCGATTATATCGCGACCAAGAAGGCCCGCTCGGGCCATCTCGACTAG
- a CDS encoding FAD-dependent monooxygenase: MSDVIISGGGLVGLALAAALDSAGLKAVVVDPADPDAQADAAFDGRTSAVSSSSMRMFETIGIADHLPAPGSPIRTIQVADGLAPGGLAFEAGEEGEPLGWMHENRNLRRALIDRARAGKNLDLRYGRRAVSTVRDAHGVRMTLDDGSEIAAPLHVAAEGRNSPTREAAGIRVARWKYDHHAIVSVLAHDEPHGDVAYEIFYPEGPFALLPMTDLPDGRHRSAIVWSVPSDNAPGFLKLSDADFAAEAEAAAGGFLGRFELLAPRSTYPLGFHRTARITDERLVLVGDAAHGIHPIAGQGVNLGYRDAAALAEVLVEGRRLGMDLGDAALLDRYATWRGLDSLSVAASTDGFVRMFGVPGRTASVVRRLGMGIIDRIGPLKERLKDEAQGTSGDLPLLLRGLPI, encoded by the coding sequence ATGAGCGATGTCATCATCTCGGGCGGCGGCCTCGTCGGCCTCGCCCTCGCCGCCGCGCTCGACAGCGCGGGCCTGAAGGCGGTCGTCGTTGACCCCGCCGATCCCGACGCGCAGGCCGATGCCGCCTTCGACGGGCGCACCAGCGCGGTCTCCTCCTCCTCGATGCGCATGTTCGAGACGATCGGCATCGCCGACCATCTCCCCGCGCCGGGCAGCCCGATCCGCACCATCCAGGTCGCCGACGGCCTTGCCCCCGGCGGCCTCGCCTTCGAGGCGGGCGAGGAAGGCGAGCCGCTCGGCTGGATGCACGAAAACCGCAACTTGCGCCGCGCGCTCATCGACCGCGCCCGTGCAGGCAAGAACCTCGACCTGCGCTACGGTCGCCGTGCCGTCTCGACAGTGCGCGACGCGCATGGCGTGCGCATGACGCTCGACGATGGCAGCGAAATCGCGGCGCCGCTGCATGTCGCCGCCGAAGGTCGCAATTCGCCGACCCGCGAGGCTGCGGGGATCCGCGTTGCGCGCTGGAAATACGACCATCACGCCATCGTCTCGGTCCTCGCGCATGACGAGCCGCACGGCGATGTCGCCTACGAGATCTTCTATCCCGAAGGGCCGTTCGCGCTCCTGCCGATGACCGACCTTCCCGACGGGCGCCACCGCTCGGCAATCGTCTGGTCGGTGCCGTCGGACAATGCGCCAGGCTTCCTCAAGCTGTCCGATGCGGACTTTGCCGCCGAGGCCGAGGCCGCAGCGGGCGGTTTCCTCGGGCGCTTCGAATTGCTTGCCCCCCGCTCGACCTACCCGCTCGGTTTCCACCGGACCGCGCGCATCACCGATGAACGGCTGGTGCTGGTCGGCGATGCCGCGCACGGCATCCACCCGATTGCCGGACAGGGGGTCAATCTCGGCTATCGCGACGCCGCCGCGCTCGCCGAAGTGCTGGTCGAGGGCCGCCGTTTGGGCATGGACCTTGGCGATGCCGCGCTGCTCGACCGTTACGCGACCTGGCGCGGGCTCGATTCGCTGAGCGTGGCTGCCTCGACCGACGGCTTCGTGCGCATGTTCGGCGTTCCCGGCCGCACCGCGTCGGTCGTCCGGCGATTGGGCATGGGCATCATCGACCGCATCGGCCCGCTGAAGGAACGGCTCAAGGACGAGGCGCAGGGCACCTCGGGCGACCTGCCGCTGCTCTTGCGCGGCCTGCCGATCTAG
- a CDS encoding YggS family pyridoxal phosphate-dependent enzyme: MHKLEEVKARIALAAKRSGRDTLPTLVAVSKTRSAEEIRPLLEAGQRDFGENRVQEAADKWPALREEYPDVRLHMVGQLQSNKAEEAVALFDAIHSLDRPSLLKAIAKAVETQGRQPDLYVQVNIGAEEQKGGVAVTELGDLLAMAKDKGLKIKGLMCIPPAELESSPFFALLAELARRHGVDGLSMGMTHDVEEAAMLGATAVRVGTALFGPRG, encoded by the coding sequence ATGCACAAGCTGGAAGAAGTCAAAGCGCGGATCGCGCTAGCCGCCAAGCGATCGGGTCGCGACACCCTGCCGACGCTGGTCGCGGTCTCCAAGACGCGTAGTGCGGAGGAGATCCGTCCCCTGCTCGAGGCGGGGCAGCGCGACTTCGGCGAGAACCGCGTGCAGGAAGCGGCCGACAAATGGCCCGCGCTGCGCGAAGAATATCCCGATGTGCGGCTGCACATGGTCGGCCAGCTCCAGTCGAACAAGGCGGAGGAAGCGGTGGCGCTGTTCGACGCGATCCACTCGCTCGACCGCCCCTCGCTCCTGAAGGCGATCGCCAAGGCGGTCGAGACGCAGGGCCGCCAGCCCGACCTCTATGTCCAGGTCAATATCGGTGCCGAGGAGCAGAAGGGCGGCGTCGCGGTCACCGAACTCGGCGACCTGCTCGCAATGGCGAAGGACAAGGGCCTGAAGATCAAGGGGCTGATGTGCATCCCGCCCGCTGAGCTCGAAAGCTCGCCTTTTTTCGCTCTACTCGCCGAATTGGCGCGGCGCCACGGCGTGGACGGCCTGTCGATGGGCATGACTCACGATGTCGAAGAAGCGGCGATGCTCGGCGCCACCGCGGTGCGCGTGGGGACCGCGCTGTTTGGACCGCGCGGCTGA
- a CDS encoding LON peptidase substrate-binding domain-containing protein produces MMDARPARVRIFPLAGAILFPRAQLPLHVFEARYRDMVKDAIDGDGRIAMVQPLDPEDDEALHQVGCIGDIVALEELDDGRYNIILEGVERFRTIREPQVDTLYRQLDVDLNAYDDSIVGTLGPARRVSVEEEARAFGNALGLEVDWEAVTRLDDETLVNAISQVAPFDVPSKQALLEERELAGRADLLVQLMQFQRIAPGGPEADQTLQ; encoded by the coding sequence ATGATGGACGCCCGCCCCGCTCGCGTGCGCATCTTTCCGCTCGCGGGGGCGATCCTCTTTCCGCGCGCCCAGCTCCCGCTGCATGTCTTCGAGGCGCGATATCGCGACATGGTGAAGGACGCGATCGACGGCGACGGGCGAATCGCGATGGTACAGCCGCTCGACCCCGAGGATGACGAGGCGCTCCACCAGGTCGGCTGCATCGGCGATATCGTCGCCTTGGAAGAGCTCGATGACGGGCGCTACAACATCATCCTCGAGGGCGTCGAACGCTTCCGCACCATCCGCGAACCGCAGGTCGACACGCTCTACCGCCAGCTCGACGTCGATTTGAACGCATATGATGACAGCATCGTCGGCACGCTCGGCCCCGCGCGGCGCGTGTCGGTCGAGGAGGAAGCGCGTGCCTTCGGCAATGCGCTCGGACTCGAGGTGGACTGGGAAGCGGTGACGCGGCTCGACGACGAGACGCTGGTCAACGCCATCAGTCAGGTCGCGCCGTTCGACGTGCCTTCGAAGCAGGCGCTGCTCGAGGAGCGCGAGCTTGCCGGCCGCGCCGACCTGCTCGTCCAGCTGATGCAGTTCCAGCGCATCGCGCCCGGCGGTCCCGAGGCCGACCAGACCTTGCAATAG
- a CDS encoding LolA family protein, with protein MFSLAKQLAFPVAAVAAVAVAAPVEAQSSKASIDQVERHLGATRSMTATFTQTDGRNRSISGELSLKRPGKVRFDYGANADMLLVGDGANLHFIDYEVGQKSSWEIANSPLSVLLQNNPNLGRIARIVPSRDDRVVIVRARDARRPEFGTLILAFTKNGAYPGGLRLEGWTAIDAQNKRTAVTLKNQRYNVSIPDSKFAYRDPA; from the coding sequence ATGTTTTCACTGGCCAAGCAGCTTGCTTTCCCCGTCGCGGCGGTCGCCGCCGTGGCCGTTGCCGCCCCCGTCGAGGCGCAGAGCAGCAAGGCGAGCATCGACCAGGTCGAGCGTCATCTCGGCGCGACGCGCTCGATGACCGCTACCTTCACCCAGACCGATGGCAGGAACCGCTCGATCTCGGGCGAATTGTCCCTGAAGCGCCCGGGCAAGGTGCGCTTCGACTATGGTGCCAATGCCGACATGCTCCTTGTCGGTGACGGGGCGAACCTGCACTTCATCGATTATGAGGTCGGGCAGAAGTCGAGTTGGGAGATCGCCAACTCGCCGCTCTCGGTGCTGTTGCAGAACAATCCGAACCTCGGCCGCATCGCGCGGATCGTGCCGAGCCGCGATGATCGCGTCGTGATCGTGCGCGCCCGCGATGCGCGCCGTCCCGAATTCGGCACCCTCATCCTCGCCTTCACCAAGAATGGCGCCTATCCGGGCGGTCTTCGCCTCGAGGGCTGGACCGCGATCGATGCGCAGAACAAGCGCACGGCCGTGACGCTCAAGAACCAGCGCTACAATGTGAGCATTCCGGACAGCAAGTTCGCCTATCGTGATCCAGCATAA
- the trpB gene encoding tryptophan synthase subunit beta, with product MRQDGRFGDFGGAYVPEILVPAIEQLEAAYLGAMEDKGFLAELDHLLRTYAGRPTALTRCRNIGDERVRLYLKREDLLHGGAHKTNQVIAQALLAKRMGKTRLIAETGAGQHGVATAIAGALFGMETRIYMGALDAERQALNVFRMKLMGAEVIPVEIGSRTLKDAVNEALRDWTASFADTHYLLGTVAGPHPFPQMVRDFQAVIGREARAQMLEREGRLPDSVIACVGGGSNAIGMFHEFVPDEGVALVGVEAAGKGMDSGEHGATLQKGRRGILHGAETYLMQDDVGQVGESWSVSAGLDYPAVGPEHAHLMASGRATYVGATDAEAIAAFQRLAREEGIIPALETAHALAEGFKQVDAAQAVGEEKIILVNLSGRGDKDMAQAMELVGLAA from the coding sequence ATGAGGCAGGACGGCCGTTTCGGCGATTTCGGCGGTGCCTATGTTCCGGAAATCCTCGTTCCCGCGATCGAACAGCTCGAGGCCGCCTATCTGGGCGCGATGGAGGACAAGGGCTTCCTGGCCGAGCTCGACCATCTCCTGCGCACCTATGCGGGGCGGCCGACCGCGCTGACGCGGTGCCGCAATATCGGCGATGAACGCGTTCGGCTCTACCTCAAGCGCGAGGATTTGCTCCACGGGGGCGCGCACAAGACCAACCAAGTGATCGCGCAGGCCCTTCTGGCGAAACGCATGGGCAAGACGCGGCTGATCGCCGAGACGGGCGCGGGCCAGCACGGGGTGGCGACCGCCATCGCGGGCGCGCTGTTCGGGATGGAGACGCGCATCTACATGGGCGCGCTCGATGCCGAGCGTCAGGCGCTCAATGTCTTCCGGATGAAGCTGATGGGCGCCGAAGTGATCCCCGTCGAGATCGGCAGCCGGACCCTGAAGGATGCGGTCAACGAGGCGCTGCGCGACTGGACCGCGAGCTTTGCGGACACCCATTACCTCCTCGGCACGGTGGCGGGGCCGCACCCCTTCCCGCAGATGGTGCGCGATTTCCAGGCGGTGATCGGCCGAGAGGCGCGCGCGCAGATGCTGGAGCGCGAAGGGCGCCTGCCCGACAGCGTCATCGCCTGTGTCGGCGGCGGGTCGAACGCCATCGGCATGTTCCATGAATTCGTGCCCGACGAGGGCGTCGCGCTGGTCGGCGTCGAGGCTGCAGGCAAGGGCATGGACAGCGGCGAGCATGGCGCGACCCTCCAGAAGGGGCGTCGCGGCATCCTCCATGGCGCCGAGACCTATCTCATGCAGGACGATGTCGGACAGGTCGGCGAGAGCTGGTCGGTCTCGGCCGGCCTCGACTATCCCGCCGTCGGCCCCGAGCATGCACATCTGATGGCCTCGGGACGCGCCACTTATGTCGGCGCGACCGATGCCGAGGCCATCGCGGCCTTCCAGCGGCTCGCGCGTGAGGAAGGGATCATTCCTGCGCTCGAGACCGCCCATGCTCTCGCCGAAGGGTTCAAGCAGGTCGATGCCGCACAGGCTGTGGGCGAGGAGAAGATCATCCTCGTCAACCTGTCGGGGCGCGGGGACAAGGACATGGCGCAGGCCATGGAACTGGTGGGTCTCGCCGCATGA
- the trpA gene encoding tryptophan synthase subunit alpha, with translation MSSQRYGKMFARLDAADEGALGAFLMLGDPDAATSVELLHACVEGGADMLEVGIAFSDPVADGPVIQAAADRALAAGMTPAASFGIIAEVRARHADVPIGILTYANLVVARGLDAFCRDAAGAGADSLLVADVPSLEAPRFAAAARAAGLDLVLIAAPNTGDAALERIAELGSGYTYCVARAGVTGQRSDMALDHDALFERLRALGAPPPVLGFGISTSEQVRAGIESGAAGVISGSAIVAAAQGTDDPVAAVRSLVAELKSGTR, from the coding sequence ATGAGCAGCCAACGATATGGAAAGATGTTCGCCCGGCTCGACGCGGCGGACGAGGGGGCGCTGGGCGCCTTCCTGATGCTCGGCGATCCCGATGCGGCAACCAGCGTCGAATTGCTCCACGCCTGCGTCGAAGGCGGCGCCGACATGCTCGAGGTCGGCATTGCCTTCTCCGATCCCGTCGCCGACGGGCCGGTCATCCAGGCCGCCGCCGATCGCGCGCTCGCAGCGGGCATGACGCCTGCGGCCTCCTTCGGCATCATCGCCGAAGTCCGTGCTCGCCATGCCGACGTGCCGATCGGGATCCTCACCTATGCGAATCTCGTGGTGGCGCGGGGATTGGACGCCTTCTGCCGCGATGCCGCCGGAGCGGGGGCGGACAGCCTGCTCGTCGCCGACGTGCCCAGCCTCGAAGCGCCCCGCTTTGCCGCGGCGGCGCGGGCGGCCGGGCTCGACCTCGTGCTGATCGCAGCGCCCAACACCGGCGACGCCGCGCTCGAGCGGATCGCCGAGCTCGGCTCGGGCTACACCTATTGCGTGGCGCGCGCGGGCGTGACGGGACAGCGCAGCGACATGGCGCTCGACCATGATGCGCTGTTCGAGCGATTGCGCGCGCTCGGCGCACCGCCACCAGTGCTGGGATTCGGCATCTCCACCTCCGAGCAGGTGCGCGCCGGCATCGAGTCGGGCGCCGCGGGCGTCATCTCGGGTAGCGCCATCGTCGCGGCAGCGCAGGGTACCGACGATCCGGTGGCGGCGGTGCGGTCACTGGTCGCCGAGCTGAAGTCGGGGACGCGTTAG